The following proteins are encoded in a genomic region of Parus major isolate Abel chromosome 20, Parus_major1.1, whole genome shotgun sequence:
- the FITM2 gene encoding fat storage-inducing transmembrane protein 2, which translates to AIVVLGSALKDSDLVPDTPLQNKRNPLNVYFVKVAWAWTLWLLLPFITLTTYELARSKFLYGRTKSALLVLRRLGALLVGTAVWYLCTELFIYVENLTGECSLQGKPGQPPRLYASKRECHQDSGVWNGFDISGHCFLLSYCAMMILEEVAVLEALSIDHSSKLRVVINVLFVSLCFLTIIWVFMFLCTALYFHDFSQKLLGVLIGLSAWYGTYRFWYLKPFSPGLPLPNIPLSSKKYSYSR; encoded by the exons GCCATCGTCGTGCTCGGCTCCGCGCTCAAGGACAGCGACCTGGTGCCCGACACGCCGCTGCAGAACAAGCGCAACCCGCTCAACGT ATACTTTGTGAAGGTGGCCTGGGCTTGGAcgctgtggctgctgctgcccttcatCACCCTCACCACATACGAGTTGGCCCGGAGCAAGTTCCTGTACGGCCGCACCAAGAGTGCGCTGCTGGTGCTGCGGCGCCTGGGCGCGCTGCTGGTGGGCACGGCCGTGTGGTACCTGTGCACTGAGCTCTTCATCTACGTGGAGAACCTCACTGGGGAGTGCTCCCTGCAGGGCAAACCCGGCCAGCCCCCCCGGCTCTACGCCTCCAAGCGGGAGTGCCACCAGGACAGCGGCGTCTGGAACGGCTTCGACATCTCGGGGCACTGCTTCCTGCTCTCCTACTGTGCCATGATGATCCTGGAggaggtggctgtgctggaagcaCTGTCCATAGACCACAGCTCCAAGCTGCGGGTGGTGATCAACGTTCTGTTTGTTTCCCTGTGTTTCCTCACCATCATCTGGGTGTTCATGTTCCTCTGTACTGCCCTGTATTTCCATGACTTCAGCCAAAAGCTTCTCGGTGTGTTGATAGGTCTGTCAGCCTGGTATGGGACATACAGGTTTTGGTATTTAAAGCCCTTTTCTCCTGGACTACCTCTTCCAAATATACCTTTGAGTTCAAAGAAATACAGCTATAGCAGATAA
- the GDAP1L1 gene encoding ganglioside-induced differentiation-associated protein 1-like 1, with protein MATPNNVTPTNCSWWPISALENNAGKSTEGEENHDPTDPALKSQDRLVLYHWTQSFSSQKVRLVIAEKGLPCEERDVSMPLMEHKEPWFMRLNLGEEVPVIIHRDNIISDYNQIIDYMEKNFTGENVPQLIPEPGSLLHSRVLQYRELLDSLPMDAYTHGCILHPELTTDSMIPKYATTEIRRHLANATTDLMKLDHEEEPQLSEPYLSKQKKLMAKILEHDNVNYLKKILGELGMVLDQIEAELEKRKLEYQGQKCELWLCGCVFTLADVLLGATLHRLKFLGLSKKYWEDGSRPNLQSFFDRIQKRFAFRKVLGDIHTTLLSAVVPNAFRLVKRKPPSFLGASFLMGSLGGMGYFAYWYLKKKYI; from the exons ATGGCGACTCCCAATAATGTTACTCCCACCAACTGCAGCTGGTGGCCCATCTCGGCGCTGGAGAACAACGCGGGGAAATCCACGGAGGGCGAGGAAAATCACGACCCGACGGACCCCGCTCTCAAATCCCAGGACAGATTGGTTTTGTACCACTGGACCCAGTCTTTCAGCTCGCaaaag GTGCGGTTGGTGATCGCAGAGAAGGGGCTGCCCTGCGAGGAGAGGGATGTCAGCATGCCCCTGATGGAGCACAAGGAGCCCTGGTTCATGCGGCTCAACCTGGGCGAGGAGGTGCCCGTCATCATCCACAGGGACAACATCATCAGCGACTACAACCAGATCATCGACTACATGGAGAAGAACTTCACGGGAG AGAACGTGCCCCAGCTGATCCCCGAGCCGGGCAGCCTGCTGCACTCGCGGGTGCTGCAGTACCGGGAGCTGCTGGACTCGCTGCCCATGGACGCCTACACACACGGCTGCATCCTGCACCCCGAGCTCACCACCGACTCCATGATCCCAAAGTACGCCACCACTGAGATCCGCA GACATTTAGCTAACGCCACCACGGATCTGATGAAGCTGGACCATGAAGAGGAGCCACAGCTATCTGAGCCTTACCTCTCCAAGCAGAAGAAGCTCATG GCCAAGATCCTGGAGCACGATAATGTAAATTACTTGAAGAAGATCCTTGGAGAACTTGGGATGGTGCTAGACCAGATTGAGGCtgagctggagaaaaggaaattggAGTACCAAG GGCAGAAGTGTGAACTTTGGCTCTGCGGGTGCGTCTTTACTTTGGCCGATGTCTTGTTAGGAGCCACCCTGCACCGCCTCAAGTTTCTGGGACTCTCTAAGAAATACTGGGAAGATGGCAGCAGACCTAACCTACAGTCCTTCTTTGACAGGATACAGAAACGCTTCGCCTTCAGGAAAGTTTTGGGAGACATACACACCACGCTCCTGTCTGCAGTGGTACCCAATGCCTTCAGGCTGGTCAAGCGGAAACCTCCCTCCTTCCTTGGAGCCTCCTTCCTAATGGGATCTCTGGGGGGAATGGGATATTTTGCTTATTGgtacttaaagaaaaaatacatctaG